One window of the Thermodesulfomicrobium sp. WS genome contains the following:
- the csx2 gene encoding TIGR02221 family CRISPR-associated protein — MDMDIQKAQVNTLISLLGKSNLDSKTGYRVTCYRMPNGEERSTEYFGLALAEYLQVRRMILIGTASSMWDLLVENVAGDDAAEELRIMLFDAVRAGTVSEDLLGKLAPAIEQKVGRKVTPLVISSSVTFAEQQALLFRLEELLQKDERVALDLTHGFRHLAMLGLAASRYLSHERGVQVVGLYYGALDMTRDGITPVVTVDGLAHLLEWAEAFEGYDASGDFSRFAPLLKRDGLAHEAADALERAWGLLQVSNVSDAARTLYSAWKKLESPLTGASELFRKRLQKALRWCQAQQLSEKLRLLALQSLGRGDVLRAAVFGFECTLVREVEEAGGNPLDYEQRKAADDRLQEAFKGGEEGPDWKRHAYWLLKNVRNACAHSAPPRNTKHAELMRNPERLRRELDATLNRLTNT, encoded by the coding sequence ATGGACATGGATATCCAAAAGGCTCAAGTAAATACTCTCATCTCTTTGCTTGGGAAAAGTAATCTTGACAGTAAAACAGGTTATCGCGTGACGTGCTACCGTATGCCCAACGGAGAAGAGCGAAGCACCGAATACTTCGGATTGGCGCTTGCGGAATATCTGCAAGTACGCCGTATGATTCTGATTGGTACTGCGTCGAGCATGTGGGACCTGCTTGTGGAAAACGTCGCTGGCGACGATGCCGCTGAAGAACTCCGGATCATGCTCTTCGATGCGGTGCGCGCCGGCACCGTCAGCGAAGACCTGCTTGGGAAACTTGCCCCAGCCATTGAACAGAAGGTAGGGCGCAAGGTGACTCCTCTCGTCATTTCCTCCAGCGTCACCTTTGCGGAGCAGCAGGCCTTGCTCTTCCGTCTCGAGGAATTGCTGCAAAAAGACGAACGGGTGGCTCTCGATCTCACCCATGGTTTTCGGCATCTGGCCATGCTGGGGTTGGCGGCCTCCCGTTATCTGTCGCACGAACGCGGTGTGCAGGTGGTCGGGCTCTACTATGGGGCCTTGGACATGACCCGGGATGGGATCACCCCGGTGGTCACCGTCGATGGCCTGGCGCATCTGCTCGAATGGGCCGAGGCCTTCGAGGGCTATGATGCAAGCGGCGATTTTTCCCGCTTCGCGCCGCTGTTGAAGCGGGACGGATTGGCGCATGAGGCGGCCGATGCCCTCGAGCGGGCTTGGGGGCTGCTTCAGGTCAGCAACGTCAGCGACGCCGCACGAACCCTGTATTCAGCGTGGAAGAAGCTGGAATCGCCCCTCACCGGAGCCTCCGAACTCTTCCGTAAGCGCCTCCAGAAGGCACTCCGTTGGTGTCAGGCGCAGCAGTTGTCGGAGAAGCTGCGCCTGCTCGCGCTGCAAAGCCTCGGGCGCGGAGATGTCCTGCGCGCCGCCGTGTTCGGCTTTGAGTGTACGCTTGTCCGCGAGGTGGAAGAAGCCGGCGGCAATCCCCTCGACTACGAGCAGCGCAAGGCGGCGGACGATCGCCTGCAGGAGGCCTTCAAGGGAGGGGAGGAAGGCCCTGATTGGAAGCGCCACGCCTATTGGCTGCTCAAAAATGTGCGCAATGCCTGTGCCCACAGTGCGCCACCGCGCAATACCAAGCACGCTGAACTGATGCGTAACCCTGAGCGGCTGCGGCGTGAGCTCGATGCGACGTTGAACCGTCTGACCAACACATGA
- a CDS encoding putative CRISPR-associated protein, with protein sequence MPTLMVSTCGTSLLMNTNPEARQCIHAHANVPRADALDAATRAALRACITTAQKRLEEASVTEMCRLSAELNAIVRFFHGDLKAPRDTHHLLLATDTFLGEAAATAIAATLQRHGHSACVQRITDLRTSDLEAFRLAMSEIVRLCAHEIQFYRQRGYRVVFNLTGGFKSVQGFMQALGMIYADESISIFENTSELLRLPKLPLAEPDALTIVREHHRIFRRLAAGLPVRSQDARQVPETLLMELDGMVTFSIWGELIWNEGRKRLFQERIWESVDPKIQFGPDFLSSTEKCSAAEKAHINERILDLTRFHCGPRGGNINRLDLKKLRQEHNGSTHECDAWASGEAKRIFLHYEGDSLVLDLLDSGLH encoded by the coding sequence ATGCCCACACTCATGGTTTCCACCTGCGGCACCAGCCTGCTGATGAACACCAATCCCGAGGCGCGCCAATGTATTCACGCCCACGCCAATGTCCCCAGGGCCGATGCATTGGATGCAGCAACGCGCGCAGCGCTCCGCGCCTGTATCACCACAGCCCAAAAACGCCTGGAGGAGGCAAGCGTCACGGAAATGTGCCGCCTCAGCGCCGAGCTCAATGCCATCGTCCGCTTCTTCCATGGGGATCTCAAGGCGCCAAGGGACACCCATCACCTGCTCCTGGCCACCGACACCTTCCTTGGCGAAGCAGCCGCCACGGCCATTGCCGCGACGCTCCAGCGCCATGGCCACAGTGCCTGCGTGCAGCGCATCACGGACCTGCGCACGAGCGACCTGGAGGCGTTCCGATTGGCCATGAGCGAAATCGTCCGTCTCTGCGCGCACGAGATCCAATTCTACCGCCAGCGAGGCTACCGCGTCGTGTTCAATCTCACCGGAGGCTTCAAGAGTGTCCAAGGCTTCATGCAGGCCCTGGGGATGATATACGCCGATGAAAGCATTTCCATCTTTGAAAACACCTCCGAGCTGCTGCGGCTGCCCAAACTTCCCCTCGCCGAGCCCGACGCCCTTACCATTGTCCGCGAGCACCACAGGATATTCCGCCGCCTCGCGGCCGGCCTTCCGGTACGCAGCCAAGACGCACGTCAGGTCCCGGAAACGCTGCTCATGGAACTGGACGGCATGGTGACCTTCTCCATCTGGGGCGAACTCATCTGGAACGAAGGGCGAAAACGGCTTTTTCAGGAGCGCATTTGGGAGTCTGTGGATCCCAAGATCCAATTCGGACCAGATTTTCTCTCCTCCACCGAAAAATGCAGCGCAGCAGAGAAGGCGCATATCAACGAACGCATCCTGGATCTGACCCGCTTCCATTGCGGCCCAAGAGGCGGTAACATCAATCGCCTGGATCTCAAAAAACTCCGCCAAGAACACAATGGTTCCACCCATGAATGCGACGCATGGGCATCTGGGGAAGCCAAGCGTATATTCCTTCATTATGAAGGAGACTCGCTTGTACTCGACCTCCTCGACTCTGGGCTCCACTAG
- a CDS encoding methyl-accepting chemotaxis protein, whose protein sequence is MRFFHIWKKSSQTEPLGRGGDQDHSLVAVVRAAMEVQSAASPLDAVGNRVQGGMEDFVERLVVVEGHVGAVAERAEGVDLHAQRQGHVAQQAAGLMASLAERVRAAEERLTALEGALAELLVRTREVEERTQGIHAIASTIQNIARTTNMLALNATIEAAHAGDAGRGFAVIAAEVRSLARQTMESTSRVERQNDEIENHVASMVTAVAQVERLAQQVRSAMAACLEDVQGARPCVEEGGSRALEICDEAREVVQSVESVQEELRALHAGALGQKEEAVALARLARQLREQADAQLLAVGRIRFGLHERGRQAVEELARDAAVRSMHPPQVEEALGRALELGLFELLYVTDLQGRQVVRNVGTVTAAYGDTGLGKDWSHRPWFRVPSQSGQTYISDFYRSAATENYCLTVSTPIADAQGKMVGILGADLDLARLVAGR, encoded by the coding sequence ATGCGTTTTTTTCATATTTGGAAAAAATCTTCACAGACAGAACCCTTGGGCAGGGGCGGAGACCAGGACCACAGTTTGGTGGCCGTCGTGCGGGCAGCCATGGAGGTGCAGTCGGCGGCGTCGCCGCTCGATGCGGTGGGAAACCGGGTGCAGGGCGGCATGGAGGATTTCGTGGAGCGGCTGGTCGTGGTGGAAGGGCATGTGGGCGCCGTGGCCGAGCGCGCCGAGGGCGTGGACCTGCATGCGCAGCGTCAAGGGCATGTGGCGCAGCAGGCCGCGGGCCTCATGGCCTCGTTGGCGGAGCGGGTGCGGGCTGCGGAGGAGCGGCTCACGGCGCTCGAAGGCGCTCTGGCGGAGCTTCTGGTCCGCACCCGGGAAGTGGAGGAGCGCACCCAGGGTATTCATGCTATTGCTAGTACCATCCAAAACATCGCCCGCACCACCAATATGCTCGCTCTCAACGCGACCATCGAGGCGGCCCATGCCGGTGATGCGGGGCGGGGGTTTGCGGTGATCGCCGCGGAGGTACGCTCCCTGGCGCGCCAGACAATGGAGTCGACCAGCCGGGTGGAACGGCAAAATGACGAAATTGAAAATCACGTGGCATCCATGGTGACTGCCGTGGCCCAAGTGGAGCGCTTGGCCCAGCAGGTGCGCAGCGCCATGGCCGCGTGCCTGGAGGATGTTCAGGGGGCACGGCCGTGCGTGGAAGAAGGCGGAAGCCGTGCCTTGGAGATCTGCGATGAGGCGCGGGAAGTGGTCCAATCGGTGGAATCCGTGCAGGAAGAGTTGCGGGCTCTGCACGCCGGTGCGCTCGGGCAAAAAGAAGAGGCCGTGGCATTGGCGCGGTTGGCCCGGCAGCTGCGCGAGCAGGCAGACGCCCAGTTGCTGGCTGTGGGGCGGATCCGCTTCGGTCTCCATGAGCGGGGTCGGCAGGCGGTGGAGGAACTGGCCCGGGATGCGGCGGTGCGCTCCATGCATCCCCCGCAGGTGGAGGAGGCCTTGGGGCGCGCCCTTGAGCTTGGCCTGTTTGAGCTGCTCTACGTCACCGATCTGCAGGGGCGCCAAGTGGTGCGCAATGTGGGGACCGTCACTGCGGCCTATGGAGATACGGGCCTTGGCAAGGATTGGTCCCACCGGCCGTGGTTCCGCGTCCCCAGTCAAAGCGGGCAGACCTACATTTCCGACTTTTACCGGTCTGCCGCCACGGAAAACTACTGCCTCACCGTGTCGACACCTATTGCTGACGCCCAGGGGAAGATGGTGGGGATCCTGGGCGCAGACCTGGACCTCGCCCGCTTGGTTGCAGGGAGGTAG
- a CDS encoding EAL domain-containing protein — translation MLDVRALVAARRVVVHFQPIVSLRRRQVIGYEALARGVGEHGWISPLALFEAARQQGLALELDRLCRETALRTFVASSLGSVMLFLNVDPTALNATVVGSQWIRRMAEEVGIPPSSVVIEIAETQVTDAQLLYDFAKQYRQQGFLIALDDFGAAHSNLDRLAQVAPDIIKIDRGLVQGAHQSPARRLLLHSLADLCRRQGALGLAEGVENAAEALALAAAGFDLFQGYFFGRPAEASVASADGAAQAVHTLAREFEKYRRRCLVTAKRRSREMLQRVQEMVHVLRQYDPSEFAAVLEEIVGLSNDVDCIFVTDVRGIQISTTVCQDREHRNGGLLFQKAPPGTDHGIKDYIAVPRRLHKEWYISNRYVSYATRSICRTVSYAFQARDGRTYFLCVDFTEDNFDQLFPVEDHDNDL, via the coding sequence ATGCTGGATGTTCGCGCGCTTGTGGCAGCCCGGCGGGTGGTGGTGCATTTTCAGCCCATCGTCAGTCTCCGGCGCAGGCAGGTCATCGGCTATGAGGCCCTGGCTCGGGGGGTTGGCGAGCATGGGTGGATCTCCCCTCTGGCGCTTTTCGAGGCCGCTCGGCAGCAAGGCTTGGCCCTGGAACTGGACCGCCTGTGCCGCGAAACCGCGCTGCGGACCTTTGTCGCGTCGTCCCTGGGGTCGGTCATGCTCTTCCTCAATGTGGACCCTACGGCCCTGAACGCGACGGTGGTGGGGTCCCAATGGATTCGCCGCATGGCCGAGGAGGTCGGTATTCCCCCCTCCTCTGTGGTCATTGAAATTGCTGAGACGCAAGTGACGGATGCCCAGTTGTTGTACGATTTTGCGAAGCAATATCGGCAGCAGGGATTCCTTATCGCCTTGGACGATTTCGGCGCCGCCCACTCCAATCTGGACCGCCTGGCCCAGGTGGCCCCGGATATCATCAAGATCGACCGCGGTTTGGTGCAAGGCGCCCATCAGTCCCCTGCCCGCCGCCTGCTGCTCCATTCTTTGGCGGACTTGTGTCGTCGCCAAGGCGCTCTGGGGCTTGCAGAAGGGGTGGAAAACGCTGCGGAGGCCTTGGCTTTGGCCGCTGCGGGCTTTGACCTCTTCCAGGGGTATTTTTTCGGCCGGCCAGCGGAGGCGTCGGTGGCATCGGCCGATGGAGCGGCCCAGGCGGTCCATACCCTGGCAAGGGAGTTCGAGAAGTACCGCAGGCGTTGTCTCGTGACCGCCAAACGTCGTTCCCGAGAAATGCTGCAGCGGGTGCAGGAAATGGTGCACGTGCTTCGGCAATACGATCCTTCCGAGTTCGCAGCGGTGCTCGAAGAGATCGTCGGGCTTTCCAACGATGTGGACTGTATTTTTGTGACCGACGTCCGTGGTATTCAGATAAGTACCACCGTGTGTCAGGATCGCGAGCATAGAAACGGGGGCTTACTTTTCCAAAAAGCGCCTCCAGGAACGGATCATGGAATCAAAGACTATATCGCTGTCCCGAGAAGATTACATAAAGAATGGTATATATCCAATCGTTATGTATCCTATGCAACGCGGTCAATATGCCGGACAGTTTCGTATGCATTTCAGGCAAGAGACGGGCGCACCTATTTTTTGTGCGTTGACTTTACAGAAGACAATTTCGATCAGCTCTTTCCGGTTGAAGACCATGACAATGATCTCTAG
- a CDS encoding IMP cyclohydrolase — MSDLKAMYRTILGDPFPETLQLTLGEETLLLRKRLWSIDGERRGLRYGENPDQPAALYAVEAGGLNAAGVPLTTRVPGLLSAMTETELLQSGKHPGKINLTDVDNGINILQYLHAKPAAVILKHTNPCGAAWSDAGLYTALTRAYAADRIAAFGGAVVVNRPLTEDCARFLAAHYFEIIAAPEYTPAALEILATKKNLRVLRLPGLAHLEELLTAPFLDIKSLTDGGLIIQTSFQNRIRSTEDFLPAEATQDGVTVMARRPTPKEAEDLLFAWAVEAGVTSNSVIFARDGATVAIGTGEQDRVGCVDLTIYKAFTKYADGLAREETGRSIYDLRRAAKTDTGLTRALEDIESRTRTARGGLPGSVLVSDGFFPFRDGVDLAIEHGVTAIAQPGGSLRDAEVIAAVNEATPQVAMVFTGQRSFKH; from the coding sequence GTGAGCGATCTCAAAGCCATGTACCGCACCATCCTCGGGGATCCCTTTCCCGAGACCTTGCAACTGACCCTAGGGGAGGAAACCCTTTTGTTGCGCAAACGCCTCTGGAGCATCGACGGCGAGCGCCGGGGGCTGCGCTACGGCGAAAACCCGGATCAGCCCGCGGCCCTGTACGCCGTGGAGGCCGGCGGTCTCAACGCCGCCGGGGTGCCGCTCACCACGCGCGTCCCCGGGCTGCTCTCCGCCATGACCGAGACGGAGCTGCTGCAGTCGGGCAAGCACCCGGGCAAGATCAACCTCACGGACGTGGACAACGGCATCAACATCCTCCAATACCTGCACGCCAAGCCAGCAGCGGTCATCCTCAAGCACACCAACCCCTGCGGGGCGGCCTGGTCCGACGCAGGCCTATACACCGCCCTCACGCGGGCCTACGCCGCGGACCGCATTGCCGCCTTCGGCGGCGCGGTGGTGGTCAACCGACCACTTACCGAAGACTGCGCCCGATTCTTGGCGGCGCACTATTTCGAGATCATCGCGGCCCCGGAGTACACTCCTGCGGCCCTGGAGATCCTCGCCACCAAGAAGAACCTGCGCGTACTGCGCCTGCCGGGCCTTGCGCACCTGGAGGAGCTCCTCACCGCCCCGTTTTTGGACATCAAAAGCCTCACGGACGGTGGGCTCATCATCCAGACCTCCTTCCAAAACCGCATCCGCAGCACCGAGGATTTCCTCCCGGCCGAGGCCACCCAGGACGGGGTCACGGTGATGGCGCGCCGCCCCACGCCCAAGGAGGCCGAAGACCTGCTCTTTGCCTGGGCCGTGGAAGCCGGGGTGACGTCCAACTCCGTCATCTTCGCCCGTGACGGCGCCACCGTGGCCATCGGCACCGGCGAGCAGGACCGGGTGGGGTGCGTGGATCTCACCATCTACAAGGCCTTCACCAAGTACGCCGACGGTCTGGCCCGAGAAGAGACCGGACGCTCCATCTACGACCTGCGGCGGGCGGCCAAGACCGATACGGGACTCACCCGCGCCCTGGAGGACATCGAGTCCCGCACCCGCACCGCCCGCGGCGGGCTGCCGGGCTCCGTGCTCGTCTCCGACGGCTTCTTCCCCTTCCGCGACGGCGTGGACCTGGCCATCGAGCACGGGGTGACCGCCATCGCCCAGCCCGGCGGCTCCCTGCGGGACGCCGAGGTCATCGCCGCGGTCAACGAAGCCACACCGCAGGTGGCCATGGTCTTCACCGGCCAGCGCTCCTTCAAGCACTAG
- the plsY gene encoding glycerol-3-phosphate 1-O-acyltransferase PlsY, protein MAKLFVLIIGYLLGAVPFGLIIALRCGKDPRTEGSGNIGATNVARVCGKGAGLWTLILDIAKGFVAVLLAQAVSDSGFFLALTALAAICGHMFSVFLHGKGGKGVATFVGAFLALAPGATVLSVLVFFLALHLYGYVSLASLAMAAALPIMLLVSGSWSVLVPTLAASALIFWKHQDNIDRLLAGTETPWKCAKPEA, encoded by the coding sequence ATGGCCAAGCTGTTCGTGCTCATCATCGGCTATCTTCTCGGCGCAGTCCCCTTCGGGCTCATCATCGCACTGCGCTGCGGCAAGGATCCCCGCACCGAAGGCAGTGGCAATATCGGCGCCACCAACGTGGCCCGGGTCTGCGGCAAAGGCGCAGGGCTCTGGACCCTCATCCTCGATATCGCCAAGGGCTTCGTGGCGGTGCTTTTGGCCCAAGCGGTCAGCGATTCCGGATTCTTCCTGGCCCTGACGGCGCTTGCCGCCATCTGCGGGCACATGTTCTCGGTCTTTCTCCACGGCAAAGGCGGCAAAGGGGTGGCCACCTTCGTGGGCGCATTTTTGGCCCTGGCCCCAGGGGCGACGGTGCTGAGCGTCTTGGTCTTCTTCCTGGCCCTGCACCTCTACGGCTATGTGTCCCTCGCTTCCCTGGCCATGGCCGCAGCCCTGCCGATCATGCTCCTCGTTTCCGGATCCTGGAGCGTACTGGTGCCCACCCTGGCGGCCTCGGCCCTGATCTTCTGGAAACACCAAGACAACATCGATCGCTTGCTCGCCGGGACCGAAACTCCCTGGAAGTGCGCCAAGCCAGAAGCGTAG
- a CDS encoding RNB domain-containing ribonuclease: MTHLPAVQPGCIVEFLQDNQPVIAWVLEAVSGKTRVFTIAQREAKLPVSRILPWTGPVQAAGASRSEMLEALRTHHSRRDTLAESIDTLEIWELAQGELAQADILWLGGLIFTDPTPDHLAALGRKLLQTKTHFRFNPPQFEIFPEDVVLRRQEELRRAEERRRLVGFGQDFLRALWDRAQGKATPLPQADAEHEAKLRALLMTRITAPDDRDSETLWKTMAQGLPEEPWMELLLAQAWGIVPRHYNVHLARAEYDWEPSWAAAFAEEVERLRTAHAEADLPQVATPFITVDAASTQDIDDGFWAEAEGEGWRVQMVLACPALAWAWHSPLDLAVRHRFSSLYLPEGVSHMLPEALGTEALSLRADGPRPALVVECRVNAAGEITQCTPQLARVRIAANTTYEAVEKALRDGKVPMLETALAAALTLRQRRIQHGAVITEQPDPTISLHGDQPEVRVHTPASTPNAQAMVSEFMILANTALAALAVEQHIPLLFRTQNIGLPPECAGVWSEPQDIYRILGRMGPSLLECVPRRHATIAAKAYATFTSPLRRYVDLINMGQILAVLHGTPPPFSHADLEALLPSLCLRAEMVGQVQRTRPRYWKFEYLRQRAKTRHFPAVLVDAGTPLATVALPDLALFLKAPRKVFGDKLRVGQRFHLRLGRVDPLCGEARILEAFEV, encoded by the coding sequence ATGACCCATCTGCCTGCCGTGCAGCCGGGCTGCATCGTGGAGTTCCTCCAAGACAACCAGCCCGTCATCGCCTGGGTGCTGGAGGCCGTCTCCGGCAAGACCCGCGTCTTCACCATCGCCCAGCGGGAGGCCAAGCTGCCGGTCTCCCGCATCCTGCCGTGGACCGGCCCGGTGCAGGCCGCCGGTGCGTCGCGCAGCGAGATGCTCGAAGCCCTGCGCACCCATCACAGCCGCCGGGACACCCTGGCGGAATCCATCGACACCCTGGAGATCTGGGAGCTCGCCCAAGGGGAACTCGCCCAGGCGGACATCCTCTGGCTCGGCGGCCTCATCTTCACGGATCCCACCCCCGACCACCTGGCCGCCTTGGGCCGCAAGCTCCTGCAAACCAAGACCCATTTCCGCTTCAACCCGCCGCAGTTCGAGATCTTCCCGGAAGACGTGGTCCTGCGGCGCCAAGAAGAGCTGCGCCGCGCCGAAGAGCGCCGCCGTCTGGTGGGCTTTGGGCAGGATTTCCTGCGCGCCCTCTGGGACCGCGCCCAGGGCAAGGCCACGCCCCTGCCGCAGGCGGACGCGGAGCACGAAGCCAAGCTGCGCGCGCTGCTCATGACCCGGATCACCGCCCCGGACGACCGGGACAGCGAAACCTTGTGGAAGACCATGGCCCAGGGCCTGCCCGAAGAACCTTGGATGGAACTCCTCTTGGCCCAAGCCTGGGGGATCGTGCCACGGCATTACAACGTGCATCTTGCCCGGGCGGAGTACGATTGGGAGCCCTCCTGGGCCGCCGCCTTTGCCGAAGAAGTGGAACGCCTGCGCACCGCGCACGCCGAGGCGGACCTTCCCCAGGTCGCCACGCCCTTCATCACCGTGGACGCAGCCTCCACCCAGGATATCGACGACGGTTTTTGGGCCGAGGCCGAAGGCGAGGGATGGCGCGTGCAGATGGTCTTGGCCTGTCCGGCCTTGGCCTGGGCCTGGCACAGCCCCTTGGACCTTGCGGTGCGCCACCGCTTCTCCTCCCTGTATCTGCCCGAAGGGGTGAGCCACATGCTCCCCGAGGCCCTGGGCACCGAGGCGCTGAGCCTGCGGGCGGACGGTCCGCGGCCGGCGCTGGTGGTGGAATGCCGCGTAAATGCCGCCGGGGAGATCACCCAATGCACCCCGCAGCTCGCCCGAGTCCGGATCGCGGCCAACACCACCTACGAGGCCGTGGAAAAGGCGCTGCGCGACGGCAAGGTCCCCATGCTCGAAACCGCCCTCGCCGCGGCCCTTACCCTTCGCCAGCGCCGCATCCAGCACGGCGCGGTCATCACCGAGCAGCCGGACCCGACTATTTCCCTTCACGGCGACCAGCCCGAGGTCCGCGTCCACACCCCGGCCAGCACGCCGAACGCCCAGGCCATGGTGTCGGAATTCATGATCCTCGCCAACACCGCCCTGGCGGCCTTGGCGGTGGAGCAGCATATCCCGCTCCTTTTCCGCACCCAGAACATCGGCCTTCCCCCGGAGTGCGCCGGCGTCTGGAGCGAGCCTCAGGACATCTACCGCATCCTTGGCCGCATGGGACCATCGCTTCTGGAATGCGTCCCCCGCCGCCACGCCACCATCGCGGCCAAGGCCTACGCCACCTTCACCTCGCCCCTGCGGCGCTACGTGGATCTGATCAACATGGGGCAAATCCTCGCCGTGCTCCACGGCACGCCGCCGCCCTTTTCCCATGCCGACCTGGAAGCCCTGCTCCCCAGCCTCTGCCTGCGGGCGGAAATGGTGGGCCAGGTGCAGCGCACCCGGCCCAGATACTGGAAGTTCGAATACTTGCGGCAGCGCGCCAAAACCCGCCACTTCCCGGCAGTGCTCGTGGATGCCGGGACACCCCTGGCCACCGTGGCGCTGCCGGACCTCGCCCTCTTCCTCAAAGCGCCGCGCAAGGTCTTCGGCGACAAGCTGCGGGTGGGACAGCGGTTTCACTTACGCCTCGGCCGGGTGGACCCACTGTGCGGCGAGGCCCGCATCCTGGAGGCCTTCGAAGTGTAG
- the trmFO gene encoding methylenetetrahydrofolate--tRNA-(uracil(54)-C(5))-methyltransferase (FADH(2)-oxidizing) TrmFO: MRYVVVGAGLAGCEAAFALAEAGQDVLLMEMKPGRFSPAHTQPGFAELVCSNSLRSAEMTSGVGLLQAEMRDLGSLVMAAADATQVPAGKALAVDRERFSAWITERLSTHPRITVEHREVTAVPDPEHWGAQAVIIAAGPLVSEALAADLARVVGAEHLAFYDAIAPIVATDSVDMSVAYWGSRYDPEGRDYLNLPLDEAAYFRFVHALREGRTVPAREFEDERHFEGCLPIEVMAARGDLTLAFGPMKPVGLPDPRTGTEPFAVVQLRPENREKTACNMVGFQTKLTYPEQRRIFSMLPGLAEAEFLRLGSMHRNTYVNGPQVLTPFLELKARPGVYVAGQLSGVEGYVESAATGLWLGLFLAGRLPGLPPTETALGALLGHVRTPSASFQPSNIHFGLMPALAGKHNKRARKALYAQRAREVFAAWLAACA, translated from the coding sequence GTGCGCTATGTGGTTGTCGGCGCCGGCCTTGCGGGATGCGAGGCGGCGTTTGCCTTGGCTGAGGCAGGCCAGGACGTGCTGCTCATGGAGATGAAGCCGGGGCGGTTTTCCCCGGCGCATACCCAGCCCGGGTTTGCGGAGCTGGTGTGTTCCAACTCGCTGCGTTCGGCGGAGATGACCTCGGGTGTAGGGCTGCTGCAGGCCGAGATGCGGGACTTGGGGAGTCTGGTCATGGCCGCGGCCGATGCCACGCAGGTGCCGGCAGGCAAGGCCCTGGCCGTGGACCGGGAGCGGTTTTCAGCCTGGATTACCGAGCGCCTGAGTACGCATCCGCGCATCACCGTGGAGCACCGGGAAGTCACCGCTGTGCCGGATCCGGAGCACTGGGGGGCGCAGGCCGTGATCATTGCCGCAGGTCCGTTGGTGAGCGAGGCCCTGGCCGCGGATCTGGCCCGCGTGGTCGGGGCCGAGCATCTGGCCTTCTACGACGCCATCGCCCCCATCGTGGCCACGGACTCGGTGGATATGTCGGTGGCCTATTGGGGTTCGCGCTACGATCCCGAGGGGCGCGACTATCTCAACCTCCCCTTGGACGAAGCGGCGTACTTTCGTTTCGTGCACGCCTTGCGGGAAGGACGCACGGTACCGGCGCGAGAGTTCGAGGACGAACGCCATTTCGAGGGCTGCCTGCCCATCGAGGTCATGGCCGCGCGTGGGGACCTCACCCTGGCTTTCGGCCCCATGAAGCCCGTGGGCCTGCCGGACCCGCGCACCGGCACGGAGCCCTTTGCCGTGGTGCAGTTGCGGCCCGAGAACCGGGAGAAAACCGCGTGCAACATGGTGGGGTTCCAGACCAAGCTCACCTATCCGGAGCAGCGCCGGATCTTTTCCATGCTGCCGGGCCTTGCCGAGGCCGAGTTCTTGCGTCTGGGCAGCATGCATCGCAATACCTACGTCAATGGGCCGCAGGTGCTCACCCCGTTTTTGGAGCTCAAGGCCCGGCCCGGAGTCTATGTGGCAGGCCAGCTCTCCGGGGTGGAAGGATACGTGGAATCCGCGGCCACCGGGCTGTGGCTCGGGCTTTTTCTGGCGGGGCGCCTTCCGGGGCTGCCGCCCACAGAGACGGCCCTGGGCGCCCTTTTGGGACACGTACGCACGCCTTCGGCCTCGTTTCAGCCTTCCAACATCCACTTCGGTCTCATGCCCGCCCTGGCGGGCAAGCATAACAAACGCGCACGCAAGGCGCTCTATGCCCAGCGTGCGCGCGAGGTGTTCGCCGCGTGGTTGGCGGCCTGCGCGTAA